A single Brassica rapa cultivar Chiifu-401-42 chromosome A04, CAAS_Brap_v3.01, whole genome shotgun sequence DNA region contains:
- the LOC103863932 gene encoding GTPase Der isoform X1, which translates to MNLSLLTKCKAFGILSPPLPMSQSLIRAIASRKNQLGFGFFSRFSNSRHFHSQWPITAPKCSTPSSLGSSRRFSGNLIPELNHTCLVRQTNGFCSVSLSEVSDSNLVSEGETIDIEDVGPLDKKKPMVVYKKPIDFTKIEAKLLPTVMIIGRPNVGKSALYNRLIRRREALVYNTPDDHVTRDIREGIAKLGDLRFNVLDSAGIETEVSSGTILGRTTSMTANVLARTQFAVLIIDVRAGLHPLDLEVGKWLRKHAPQIKPIVVMNKSESIGESLAEVASEALALGFGEPTAISAETGLGMTALYEVLHPLLEDYMVQTLNDRCSQDDVTSEENLSEEDESKLPLQLAIVGRPNVGKSTLLNALLEEERVLVGPEAGLTRDAVRVQFEFQGRTVYMVDTAGWLERTERDKGPASLSIMQSRKSLMRAHIVALVLDAEEIIKSQRSMTHSEVVIARRAVEEGRGLVVIVNKMDCLRGKQNSEMYKKIKEAVPIEVQTVIPQITGIPVVFISALEGRGRLQVMNEVIGTYKRWCSRLSTGRLNRWLIKVMSRHSWKDFASQPKIKFFTQVKARPPTFVAFLTGKTQLLESDIRFLTKSLKDDFDLGGTPIRIIQRSVLRTSPSGKSSGGTANRTGGPARQRTTSDKRTVSV; encoded by the exons ATGAACCTCTCTCTCCTCACCAAATGCAAAGCCTTT GGAATATTATCTCCGCCTCTTCCGATGTCTCAGTCACTGATTCGAGCAATCGCATCTCGGAAGAACCAATTGGGTTTTGGGTTCTTCTCCAGATTCTCTAATTCTCGCCACTTTCACTCCCAATGGCCCATCACTGCTCCCAAATGCTCCACACCCTCATCTTTAG GCAGTTCTAGACGGTTTTCCGGTAACTTGATCCCGGAGCTGAATCACACATGCTTAGTCAGACAGACAAATGGGTTTTGTTCGGTTTCTTTGAGTGAAGTATCTGACTCAAATCTTGTTTCTGAGGGAGAAACCATTGATATAGAGGATGTTGGACCTTTGGATAAGAAGAAGCCAATGGTTGTTTACAAGAAACCTATTGACTTCACCAAAATCGAAGCCAAGCTACTTCCCACTGTGATGATCATTGGCCGACCAAACGTTGGCAAATCCGCCTTGTACAACCG ATTGATTCGGAGGAGGGAGGCTTTGGTCTACAACACTCCAGATGATCATGTCACTAGGGATATAAGAGAAGGGATTGCCAAGTTGGGTGACTTGAGGTTCAATGTTTTGGACTCTGCTGGTATTGAGACTGAAGTTTCTTCTGGTACTATTCTTGGTCGAACCACATCTATGACTGCTAATGTTCTTGCAAGGACTCAGTTCGCGGTTCTTATTATCGACGTTAg GGCGGGTTTGCATCCACTGGATTTAGAAGTTGGTAAATGGCTGAGAAAGCATGCTCCACAGATTAAGCCTATAGTGGTAATGAACAAATCGGAGTCTATTGGTGAGTCTCTTGCTGAAGTTGCTTCCGAAGCTCTTGCGCTTGGATTTGGAGAGCCTACTGCTATCTCGGCTGAAACCGGACTTGGGATGACAGCACTTTATGAAGTTCTCCATCCTTTACTAGAGGATTACATGGTCCAAACCTTAAACG ATAGATGCAGTCAAGATGATGTTACAAGTGAGGAGAATCTCTCTGAAGAAGACGAGTCCAAGTTGCCGCTGCAGTTAGCTATTGTGGGTAGGCCTAACGTTGGGAAATCAACATTGCTAAATGCATTGTTGGAAGAAGAGCGTGTGTTGGTGGGTCCTGAAGCTGGTCTCACTAGAGATGCTGTGAGAGTTCAGTTCGAGTTTCAGGGCAGGACCGTCTATATG GTTGACACTGCTGGTTGGTTGGAGAGAACAGAGCGAGACAAAGGACCAGCGTCTTTAAGTATCATGCAATCAAGAAAGAGTCTGATGCGTGCACATATTGTCGCTTTAGTTCTCGATGCTGAAGAG ATCATCAAATCTCAACGCAGTATGACACATTCAGAAGTAGTTATAGCCAGACGGGCTGTAGAAGAAGGACGTGGTCTGGTCGTTATCGTTAACAAAATGGATTGTCTAAGAGGGAAACAGAACTCTGAGATGTACAAGAAAATCAAAGAAGCTGTTCCCATTGAAGTTCAGACAGTTATCCCACAG ATAACAGGAATCCCTGTTGTGTTTATCTCTGCGCTAGAGGGAAGAGGACGTTTACAAGTAATGAATGAAGTTATTGGCACATACAAGAGATGGTGTTCAAGACTTTCCACTGGTCGCCTCAACCGCTGGTTAATTAAG GTGATGAGCCGACATTCTTGGAAAGACTTTGCTTCGCAGCcaaagatcaagttcttcacTCAGGTGAAAGCTCGACCGCCAACTTTTGTGGCGTTTCTGACCGGTAAAACGCAGTTACTGGAGAGCGACATAAGGTTCTTGACTAAATCATTGAAAGATGACTTCGATTTAGGAGGGACTCCTATTCGAATCATACAGAGGTCTGTTCTTCGGACTAGTCCCTCTGGTAAAAGCAGCGGTGGAACCGCCAACCGCACTGGTGGTCCTGCAAGGCAAAGAACCACCTCAGACAAACGGACCGTTTCGGTTTAA
- the LOC103863932 gene encoding GTPase Der isoform X2 translates to MNLSLLTKCKAFGILSPPLPMSQSLIRAIASRKNQLGFGFFSRFSNSRHFHSQWPITAPKCSTPSSLGSSRRFSGNLIPELNHTCLVRQTNGFCSVSLSEVSDSNLVSEGETIDIEDVYKKPIDFTKIEAKLLPTVMIIGRPNVGKSALYNRLIRRREALVYNTPDDHVTRDIREGIAKLGDLRFNVLDSAGIETEVSSGTILGRTTSMTANVLARTQFAVLIIDVRAGLHPLDLEVGKWLRKHAPQIKPIVVMNKSESIGESLAEVASEALALGFGEPTAISAETGLGMTALYEVLHPLLEDYMVQTLNDRCSQDDVTSEENLSEEDESKLPLQLAIVGRPNVGKSTLLNALLEEERVLVGPEAGLTRDAVRVQFEFQGRTVYMVDTAGWLERTERDKGPASLSIMQSRKSLMRAHIVALVLDAEEIIKSQRSMTHSEVVIARRAVEEGRGLVVIVNKMDCLRGKQNSEMYKKIKEAVPIEVQTVIPQITGIPVVFISALEGRGRLQVMNEVIGTYKRWCSRLSTGRLNRWLIKVMSRHSWKDFASQPKIKFFTQVKARPPTFVAFLTGKTQLLESDIRFLTKSLKDDFDLGGTPIRIIQRSVLRTSPSGKSSGGTANRTGGPARQRTTSDKRTVSV, encoded by the exons ATGAACCTCTCTCTCCTCACCAAATGCAAAGCCTTT GGAATATTATCTCCGCCTCTTCCGATGTCTCAGTCACTGATTCGAGCAATCGCATCTCGGAAGAACCAATTGGGTTTTGGGTTCTTCTCCAGATTCTCTAATTCTCGCCACTTTCACTCCCAATGGCCCATCACTGCTCCCAAATGCTCCACACCCTCATCTTTAG GCAGTTCTAGACGGTTTTCCGGTAACTTGATCCCGGAGCTGAATCACACATGCTTAGTCAGACAGACAAATGGGTTTTGTTCGGTTTCTTTGAGTGAAGTATCTGACTCAAATCTTGTTTCTGAGGGAGAAACCATTGATATAGAGGA TGTTTACAAGAAACCTATTGACTTCACCAAAATCGAAGCCAAGCTACTTCCCACTGTGATGATCATTGGCCGACCAAACGTTGGCAAATCCGCCTTGTACAACCG ATTGATTCGGAGGAGGGAGGCTTTGGTCTACAACACTCCAGATGATCATGTCACTAGGGATATAAGAGAAGGGATTGCCAAGTTGGGTGACTTGAGGTTCAATGTTTTGGACTCTGCTGGTATTGAGACTGAAGTTTCTTCTGGTACTATTCTTGGTCGAACCACATCTATGACTGCTAATGTTCTTGCAAGGACTCAGTTCGCGGTTCTTATTATCGACGTTAg GGCGGGTTTGCATCCACTGGATTTAGAAGTTGGTAAATGGCTGAGAAAGCATGCTCCACAGATTAAGCCTATAGTGGTAATGAACAAATCGGAGTCTATTGGTGAGTCTCTTGCTGAAGTTGCTTCCGAAGCTCTTGCGCTTGGATTTGGAGAGCCTACTGCTATCTCGGCTGAAACCGGACTTGGGATGACAGCACTTTATGAAGTTCTCCATCCTTTACTAGAGGATTACATGGTCCAAACCTTAAACG ATAGATGCAGTCAAGATGATGTTACAAGTGAGGAGAATCTCTCTGAAGAAGACGAGTCCAAGTTGCCGCTGCAGTTAGCTATTGTGGGTAGGCCTAACGTTGGGAAATCAACATTGCTAAATGCATTGTTGGAAGAAGAGCGTGTGTTGGTGGGTCCTGAAGCTGGTCTCACTAGAGATGCTGTGAGAGTTCAGTTCGAGTTTCAGGGCAGGACCGTCTATATG GTTGACACTGCTGGTTGGTTGGAGAGAACAGAGCGAGACAAAGGACCAGCGTCTTTAAGTATCATGCAATCAAGAAAGAGTCTGATGCGTGCACATATTGTCGCTTTAGTTCTCGATGCTGAAGAG ATCATCAAATCTCAACGCAGTATGACACATTCAGAAGTAGTTATAGCCAGACGGGCTGTAGAAGAAGGACGTGGTCTGGTCGTTATCGTTAACAAAATGGATTGTCTAAGAGGGAAACAGAACTCTGAGATGTACAAGAAAATCAAAGAAGCTGTTCCCATTGAAGTTCAGACAGTTATCCCACAG ATAACAGGAATCCCTGTTGTGTTTATCTCTGCGCTAGAGGGAAGAGGACGTTTACAAGTAATGAATGAAGTTATTGGCACATACAAGAGATGGTGTTCAAGACTTTCCACTGGTCGCCTCAACCGCTGGTTAATTAAG GTGATGAGCCGACATTCTTGGAAAGACTTTGCTTCGCAGCcaaagatcaagttcttcacTCAGGTGAAAGCTCGACCGCCAACTTTTGTGGCGTTTCTGACCGGTAAAACGCAGTTACTGGAGAGCGACATAAGGTTCTTGACTAAATCATTGAAAGATGACTTCGATTTAGGAGGGACTCCTATTCGAATCATACAGAGGTCTGTTCTTCGGACTAGTCCCTCTGGTAAAAGCAGCGGTGGAACCGCCAACCGCACTGGTGGTCCTGCAAGGCAAAGAACCACCTCAGACAAACGGACCGTTTCGGTTTAA